One segment of Chryseobacterium viscerum DNA contains the following:
- a CDS encoding TPM domain-containing protein, whose translation MKLRSLKIVFSFLLLCFYTFVSAQYTIPEKPAVLYPVFDEANLLSQQEKDALNNKLIKFADTTSTEIEVVIIRSTKGEDINFLATMFGQKWKIGKKGVDNGVVFLIATEDRTMSIQQGRAVEQYLTASVAGQILDYIVTPNFKKGLWYDGINGGTSAIMEAVQGKFKPIATTAPSGNGSAFKVLIIAFIIFIIIAILFGNRGGGRGGNNDDDDDVIITRRGRRNYPGGFFPFPGSFGGGGFGGGSSGGGFGGFGGGGSFGGGGASGGW comes from the coding sequence ATGAAATTACGTTCTCTTAAAATAGTATTTTCATTTTTATTGCTTTGCTTTTACACTTTTGTATCAGCACAGTATACTATTCCCGAAAAACCTGCCGTTCTTTATCCTGTTTTTGATGAAGCCAATCTGCTTTCTCAGCAGGAAAAAGATGCCCTTAATAATAAACTGATCAAGTTTGCAGATACTACCTCAACGGAAATTGAAGTAGTGATCATCCGCTCTACCAAAGGAGAGGATATCAACTTTCTGGCGACCATGTTTGGCCAGAAATGGAAAATCGGAAAAAAAGGGGTGGATAACGGTGTCGTTTTCCTTATCGCAACAGAAGACAGAACAATGTCTATCCAGCAAGGACGTGCTGTAGAACAATACCTTACCGCTTCAGTAGCAGGACAGATTTTAGATTATATTGTAACGCCTAACTTTAAGAAAGGGCTTTGGTACGATGGAATCAATGGTGGAACCTCAGCTATTATGGAGGCTGTTCAGGGAAAATTCAAACCTATAGCGACAACAGCTCCTTCCGGTAACGGAAGCGCTTTTAAAGTTCTTATTATCGCTTTTATTATTTTCATCATTATTGCCATACTTTTCGGTAACAGAGGAGGTGGACGTGGTGGAAATAATGATGACGATGATGATGTGATCATTACAAGAAGAGGACGTAGAAATTATCCCGGTGGTTTCTTCCCATTCCCTGGCAGCTTTGGAGGAGGCGGCTTTGGCGGTGGAAGTTCCGGCGGCGGATTCGGTGGCTTTGGCGGTGGCGGAAGTTTTGGAGGCGGTGGTGCATCCGGCGGATGGTAA
- a CDS encoding TPM domain-containing protein → MGNFLTNQQIASLVEAIQSAEDHSTGEIRVHIDSNTDSRDAKTAFEVFKKLDMDKTAERNAVLFHVNFEQKYLTIIGDIGIHEKVKQSYWDHLHDYITAEFAKGYYYQALKSAILETGLELKKHFPVEGENPNQLSNEITFS, encoded by the coding sequence ATGGGTAATTTCCTAACAAATCAACAGATCGCTTCCCTAGTGGAAGCGATTCAGTCTGCGGAAGATCATTCTACGGGAGAGATCAGGGTACATATTGATTCCAATACGGATAGCCGTGATGCCAAGACGGCGTTTGAGGTTTTCAAAAAACTCGATATGGACAAAACTGCTGAAAGGAATGCTGTTCTTTTTCATGTCAATTTCGAACAAAAATATTTAACCATTATTGGAGATATCGGAATCCATGAAAAGGTAAAACAGTCTTACTGGGATCACCTTCACGACTATATTACTGCTGAATTTGCCAAAGGATATTATTACCAGGCACTGAAAAGTGCTATCCTGGAAACAGGACTTGAACTCAAAAAACATTTTCCTGTAGAAGGAGAAAATCCAAACCAACTCTCAAATGAAATTACGTTCTCTTAA